The following is a genomic window from Perognathus longimembris pacificus isolate PPM17 chromosome 20, ASM2315922v1, whole genome shotgun sequence.
TGCAGGAGCAACGTAGCACTCAGCCAGACACCAAGAGTCGGGGCACTCCCGCAAGGGTGGGGCGACTGGGCCTCGGGGTGACACTTGGGGCTTGCGCCtgtcatccccccccccgccctcccccgctcgggaggctgaggttgagtttgaagtcagctgggagcagacaaatctgaagagactctgatctgcagttagccagcaaaaggcaggAAGCGGAgagatggctcaaggggtagagcaccagccttgcgcaGAGAAGCCAAGGAGAGggtgagccctgggttcaaggccccaGCACCggcgcacacacgcgcgtgcacgggCACACACGGATCGAGACCCTCAGGAGGGTGCAGGAGGCGGGGGCGACCTGGTCacagcaccgtgtgtgtgtgtgtgtgtgtgtgtgtgtgtgtgtgtgtgtgtgtgtgtgtgtaacacttGGGGTCCTGGCGGAGGGGGGTTTTCAGAGGCTCAGGCAGGGCCACGGGGGTGTCCGGGAGGGAGCCCAGGGCTGAGTGTGCCCCTCTGCTTCTCGTAGACTCCACGCCCGGTTCTACGAGCTGGCCCCCAACCTGGTCCCCATGGACTACCGGAAGAGCCCCATCGTCCACGTGCCCATGAGTCTCATCATCCAGATGCCTGAGCTCCGGGtaggcggggtgggggcggggcccaggggcgggggtctggggtgggcggggccggggcggggcccgggatcagggggcggggccgggggcggggcccgggccagggggcgggggcgggagggcggcTCAGCCCGCTCCCCGGTTAGGAGCCCGCGGTCCCTCTGCGTTCGTTAGGGTTTTCTCCCCGGTACCGGGGCTCCCACCCGCCATCCCAGCTCCTCGGGCGGCCGGGAGCTGAGGATCTGGGTGGAAGCCAGCCTGCGCGGAAAGGCCATGGAGGCTCCCTGCGGTGAGCCGCCCAAAAGGCCTGGAGTGCTGGAGCAGGAGCCTTGAGAAGAGATCGGACCCAACCGGGGGCCCGAGGTGATCGGACCCAACCCGGGGCCCGCGGTGATCGGACCCAACCCGGGGGCCTGGAGTCCTCGCCCGGGACCCGAGATGATAGGACCCAACCCGGGGCCCGAGGTGATAGGACCCAACCCGGGGCCCGAAGTGATAGGACCCAACCCCGGCCCGAGGTGATCGGACCCAACCCGGGGCCCGAGGTGATCGGACCCAACCCGGGGCCCGAGGTGATCGGACCCAACCCGGGGCCCGAGGTGATCGGACCCAACCCGGGGCCCGAGGTGATAGGACCCAACGGGGCCCGAGATGATCGGACCCAACCCGGGGCCCGAGGTGATCGGACCCAACCCGGGGCCCGAGGTGATAGGACCCAACCCGGGGCCCGAGGTGATCGGACCCAACCCGGGGCCCGAGGTGATCGGACCCAACCCGGGGCCCGAGGTGATAGGACCCAACCCGGGGCCCGAAGTGATAGGACCCAACCCGGGGCCCGAGGTGATAGGACCCAACCCGGGGCCCGAGGTGATCGGACCCAACCCGGGGCCCGAGGTGATAGGACCCAACCCCGGGACCCGAGGTGATAGGACCCAACCCGGGGCCCGAAGTGATCGGACCCAACCCCGGGGCCGACATGATGGGACCCAACCCCGGGACCCGAGGTGATCGGACCCAACCCGGGGCCCGAGGTGATCGGACCCAACCCGGGGCCCGAGGTGATAGGACCCAACCCCGGGGCCGAGATGATCGGACCCAACCCGGGGCCCGAGGTGATCGGACCCAACCCCGGGGCCCGGAGTCCGCACCCGGGGCCGAGGTGATCGGACCCAACCCGGGGCCCGAGGTGATCGGACCTAACCCCGGGGCCCGAGGTGATAGGACCCAACCCGGGGCCGAGATGATCGGACCCAACCCCGGGGGCCCGAGGTGATAGGACCCAACCCGGGGCCGAGATGATCGGACCCAACCCCGGGGCCTGCAGTCCGCGCCCGGGACCGgaacacagaaaggaaaggaaacacgaGGCCAGCGCGGGAGGGGTGGGTGTTGCGCCCTGTTCACAGACGGAGACCGGGCTCAGGGGTTCGGGGCCCCGCAGGGGGCCGCCCTCTGCGAGGTCTCTGGGTGACGGTGAGGGTGGCCGTGGTCCCCCCAGGAAAACCCTTTCAAAGAGAGGATCGTGGAGTCCTTTTCCGAGGAGGGGGACGGCAACCTGACCTTCAACGACTTTGTGGACATGTTCTCTGTGCTCTGCGAGTCGGCGCCCCgggagctcaaagccagctacGCCTTCAAGATCTACGGTAGGGGCAGGGCACCCCAGGCTCCCGCCTGCCGccccagctgctcgggagggCGGGGTCCggggatcgcggttcaaagccagctacgCCTTCAAGATCTACGGTAGGGGCAGGGCACCCCAGGCTCCCGCCTGCCGccccagctgctcgggagggaggggtctgaggatcgtgaggatcgcggttcaaagccagcccaggcaggaaagtccatgagacttttacctccagttcTCTCCCTGGCCACCAGAGGGCGCAAAGCACTCACCTCCGAGGCCAAAGGAAGACAGGCCCCAAAGCCcacctgacccctgagacccggCGTCACCCCCGGAGGGCCCCTGGAGGCGACGGCAGACCCCTCGTGTGGGCTGACCTATCCTAGACCAGAAGACCCCCACAACAACAAACCTCCTGACGGGCACCGGTGCTCGCGCCTGCCCccccagccgctcaggaggctgagagctgaggatcgcggttcaaagccggcccgggcaggaaagtccctgagattctcatctccagtgaaccaccagaaaacgggaagcggcaccgtggctcaaagtggaagagcaccggccttgtagcaaaagagctcagggacagcgcccgggccttgaattaaagccccaggaccggccttaccccccgccccccaaaacaGAGAAGGGCATCGGAATTCACCGTGGCGCCCCGCGTGCTACAGCAAGGCGCTCAGAGCCGCAGGAGGCCTCCTGCTGTGTGGGAACAGACTGGCCTGGTGGCCGGGGCACGGCCTCCCACTCCTGACCCACCGTTTGCTGTACTGGAATTGACGCAGGGCGTTTTGCTTCCTAGGGCAGGCACCCCACCACCCGAGCCCTGTCCCCCTCCTGTGCTTTGGTTAGTTTGGTCATAAGATTTCATCTGTGTATCCACGCTGGCTTGGACTGCGGTCCTCCTGTCGTTAGGATGCCAGGCTCAGCTTCGATGTGTTTCcttggcctaggctggcctcacaccCACTGTCCCGGATCCGCCTCCCGTGGAGCAGGGATCGTGGGTGGGAACCGCTTTGATGGACCATTTTGTCGGTGGTGGTggccacagggcttgaactctgggcccgggcgctgtccctgagctcttctttcaGGCTAGCGCTCTCccgcttgggccacagcgccacttcccattttctagtggttaatgaaagataagagtctcctgcactttcctgcctgggctggctttgaaccttggatctcagcctcctgactggctggggttacaggcctgagccactggcttctggctgatgggcagtatttttttaattttaattttttccagccctgggccttggactccgggcctgagcgccatccctggcttcttcttgctcaaggctagcactctgccacctgagccacagcgccgcttctggctttttctatgtatgtggtgcagggaatggaacccagggcttcctgtatgcgaggcgagcgctctgccactaggccacgttcccagcccgcCGGGCAGGTGGAGTCGCGTGTTTGGCATTTGCACGATGGAGGCGCTTACGTGCTGCCTGCGTTGGGCTCGAGGCCCGCGGCGGAGAGAACGTGGATCTAgaccagggcccaggcccttCCGCTCCTGAGTCGGCCTCTCCGGACGCTGACCCCGGGGTGACCAGCCCAGCCTGCGCTGGTGCACACAGCGGGCCTGCGGGGCGATGGCTGAGCGTCCCCGTCAGTGCGGGGGGTACCGAGGGCCCGCGCCCTCCTCAGCCCTCCCCGTCCCCCGCAGACTTCAACACGGACAACTTCATCTGCAAGGAGGACCTGGAGCGCACGCTGGCGCGGCTCACGCGCTCGGAGCTGGAGGAGGACGAGGTGGTGCTGGTGTGCGACAAGGTCATCGAGGAGGCCGACCTGGACGGCGACGGCAAGCTGGGCTTCGCCGACTTCGAGGACATGATCGCCAAGGCCCCCGACTTCCTCAGGTGCCCcggcgcgggggggggcgcgcgggggccccGTGGGGAGCGGGGGGGGAGGCGCGGGGGCCCAGTGGGGAGCAGCGGGGGGGAGCAGGTTCCGGGCCCCGCTCCCCTCGGGCGGAGGCCGGGCCTTGTGTGGTGGGGTGCGGGGGGCCCAGGCCCGTCGTCCCGGGGGACTCTCCCTCCAGCGTGTCGCCCCCCCCAACGCGGGAGGTGGAGCCCGGCTCGAGTGGGAGCGCGTCATCCGTGAGCACGGAAGCCCAGGAGCACggtgcccgggccccgagttcaagaccagcctggtgAAAGCACACGAGGAAGAACCCGGCGCCGCCGGGAGCCTGGGGAGTGGGcgtggctccccccccccgctcccccctgccgctccccccgctccccccgcccccccggctccTCCCCCGTTCCCCCCTCGCTCCcccccccgctccctccccctcctcactgGGCCCAGCGTCCTCTCTGTGGCGCTGGCGTTCCGTGTGTCTCCCTCTCGTGGTGGCGGCGGGGCTTTCTCTTCATTTGGGGGGCTTGGTCTCGGCCCGGGCGCCCCCCTCGGCTCTCCGGCTCGGGGCTGGCGCGCTACCacttccagccacagctccactcccgttCCTTTcccggccaggctggctttgaaccacgaccctcagatctcaggctccttccCGAGTCTCGGGGATGACAGGCGCCTGGCcttggtgtgtgcgtgtgctaagactggggctcgaactcaggacctgtgcgtGGCAGCTGAGCTTttccacggcggggggggggggggtcgggggcgtCCGCCCACCCGAGCCACGCCTCCACGTCCCAGTTGCGGCGCCTCCTGCCTGCCCGTGACCcgtggcctctctctctctctctctctctagcaccTTCCATATCCGGATCTGAGGAGCCCGCGGGGCTGGGACACCCCTCTGCACGGCGCCTCCCGGGAAGGCACCCGGACTCTCCTCAGGGTACCCCAAGGTCTGGTTCCGTccggaggatcagggttcaaagccggcccgggcGGGGAAGCCAGGGGGCTCACGCCTCCAACCAGCCACTGAGGAAGCCGGGAGCGGAGCGGCGGCTCACGTCGTAGGGTACCAGCCCCGAGAGGAAAGCTCGGGGGCGGCGactgggccccgagttcaagtcacgcgcacacgcgcacgcaagAAAACTCCCCCGGAGGCGCCGGCAGCAGCCCCGATGGCCTGGTGACGCCCCGGTCACCCCAGAGTCGTGAGAGCCAGGCGCTGTGGTTCCACAAGCGATGCACTCTCTTCCAAACCCCGCGGCGgggctgcacccccccccccgccctgccgccgtcccccacgcccgccccccacgcccgcccccccacgcccgccccccacgcccgccccccacgcccgctGGGGCGGCTCTACAGCGACTTCTGAGGATGCTGGATGGGCGGTGTTTTCATTTCACTGCTGCttttgcggggggcggggggtgggtcttgaactcggggccggggcGCCGCCCCTGAGCGCGttcactccaggctggcgctctgccacctcGAGCCGCAGCGCCACCTCGGCTTTCCGGTGGCCCGGGGGATTggcgtctcacggactttcccgcccGGGGTGGCTCTGAACCGCCAGCCTCGGCTCTCCGCCTCCGAGCGTCTGGGGTGACGGGCGTGCGCACCGACCGGCCCCCGGCCGATCCCCAGCCATCGTGTCCCCCGCCCTGCgaggaaagggaaaataaaatgtgtcCCCTGGCCCAGGGCCGCCCCGCGCTTGGCAGGTGTTCCCAGGTGGGAGGCGGGCCCCGCCCGCCACTCCGGGCCTCTGTGTGGGGGGCCCGTGGCTTTGGGGAGTCCCCGTCTTCCTGCGGCCTGGTTCCCTCCGCGGTCGCGTGGCTGGGAGGCCCTGGAGAAGCAGGCGCGCCCaggagagctgccccccccccccgcacgcccaggagagccgcccccccccgcacgcccaggagagctgcccccccccgcacgcccaggagagctgccccccccccgcacagcccaggagagctgccccccccacgcccaggagagctgccccccccctGCACGCCCAGGAGAGCTGCCCCCCCTGCACGCCCAGGAGAGCTGCCCCCCCCGCACGCCCaggagagctgcccccccccacgcccaggagagctgccccccccgcacgcccaggagagctgccccccccccgcacacccaggagagctgcccccccccgcacgcccaggagagctgcccccccccgcatgcccaggagagctgcccccccccgcacgcccaggagagctgccccccccccgcacgcccaggagagctgccccccccgcacgcccaggagagctgccccccccccccccgcacgcccaggagagctgccccccccgcacgcccaggagagctgcccccccccgcacgcccaggagagctgcccccccccgcacgcccaggagagctgcccccccccgcatgcccaggagagctgccccccccacacgcccaggagagctgccccccccacgcccaggagagctgccccccccctGCACGCCCAGGAGAGCTGCCCCCCCTGCACGCCCAGGAGAGCTGCCCCCCCCACGCCCAGGAGAGCTGCCCCCCCCGCACGCCCaggagagctgcccccccccgcacgcccaggagagctgccccccccccgcacgcccaGGAGAGCTGCCCCCCCCGCATGCCCaggagagctgcccccccccgcacgcccaggagaactgccccccccccgcacgcccaGGAGAGCTGCCGGGGGCTGCGAGCCCTCCCCCCGCACGCCCaggagagctgcccccccccccccgcacgcccaggagagctgcccccccccgcacgcccaggagagctgccccccccccgcacgcccaggagagctgcccccccccgcacgcccaggagagctgcccccccccgcacgcccaggagagctgcccccccccgcacgcccaggagagctgcccccccccccgcacgcccaggagagctgcccccccccgcaCGCCCAGGAGAGCTGCCCCCCCTGCACGCCCAGGAGANNNNNNNNNNNNNNNNNNNNNNNNNNNNNNNNNNNNNNNNNNNNNNNNNNNNNNNNNNNNNNNNNNNNNNNNNNNNNNNNNNNNNNNNNNNNNNNNNNNNNNNNNNNNNNNNNNNNNNNNNNNNNNNNNNNNNNNNNNNNNNNNNNNNNNNNNNNNNNNNNNNNNNNNNNNNNNNNNNNNNNNNNNNNNNNNNNNNNNNNNNNNNNNNNNNNNNNNNNNNNNNNNNNNNNNNNNNNNNNNNNNNNNNNNNNNNNNNNNNNNNNNNNNNNNNNNNNNNNNNNNNNNNNNNNNNNNNNNNNNNNNNNNNNNNNNNNNNNNNNNNNNNNNNNNNNNNNNNNNNNNNNNNNNNNNNNNNNNNNNNNNNNNNNNNNNNNNNNNNNNNNNNNNNNNNNNNNNNNNNNNNNNNNNNNNNNNNNNNNNNNNNNNNNNNNNNNNNNNNNNNNNNNNNNNNNNNNNNNNNNNNNNNNNNNNNNNNNNNNNNNNNNNNNNNNNNNNNNNNNCCCAGGACTGCCACCCAAACAAGCGACGAGAAGCCAGCGGGGCCCGCCTCCGTGTCGGCTGAGCTTCCTCGCCGGGGAGGCCTCCACGCGGGGATCGGCTCCACGCAAGCCTGGCCGCGCGACACCCCCAGTCCCTGCGGCCCCTGCACCCCGGGGGCCTGTCGACTTAGTCACCGCGGAGCCAGGGGGACCCTGAGCTCGTGGGCCGAAGGCCGCTcctcccccggggccccggcTCAGCGCTggcccaccccccccagcccgcccctcagtgcccccccagcccacccctcgGGACCCCCCCCAGTCCACCCCTCAGGACCCCCCCAGTCCACCCTCAGGGCTCCCCCCAGCCCATCCCTCAGtacccccccagcccgcccctcggtgccccccagcccacccctcgGGACCCCCCCCAGTCCACCCCTCAGGACCCCCCCCAGTCCACCCCTCAGGACCCCCCCAGCCCTCCGCAGAGCGGCCCAAGCTCACGCCCATTGCTcgaatcccccccaccccccttttctcCGGCGCCAGCACTGTCGGGTGGACGGGTGGACGGGGCCCCGCACtcgagataagaggctcataggctcttggggggctgggcgggctctgagcctcagtgtccGGCTCTCGGCCTCGGGGTGCTGGGGGTGACAGGCGGGGGCACCGGCGCCCAGCGCCGCACGCGCTCTCGCAAGCAGCAGAGTGGCCACAGCAGACTCGAACCCGGCCATGGCCGAGGGCTGCGCGGGCAGGGGTGGAAGGCGGGCGTCTCCGCCCCGGCCCTCAGCCGCCAGCGTGGCCTCCCCGATGGTGGGCccggcgtccccccccccccgcgggcccctCACCTCCACGCCCTCCTCCCTGGGCGGCTCCTGAGGACCGGCGTCCCCGCTCCCCTTGGGGTGCAGGAGGGACACCTGGGGCTTTGTggggggcctgggtgggggggggcctgggtgggggggaccctgggcgggggggggctggggagggcctgggcgggggggcctgggcgggggggggggggggccgggggcggggggggggcgggggggggcgcctgggcgggggtggcctgggggggggcgcctgggcgggggggggcctgggcggggggggcgcctgggcggggggggggcctgggcgggggggggccgggcggggggggggccctgggcgggggggggcctgggcgggggggggcgggggggggccgggggggcctgggcggggggggcggggggggccggggggggcctggcggggggggcctgggcggggggggcgcctgggagggggggggggcctgggcgggggggcgggcggggggccggggcggggggggggggcctgggcgggggggggggggggggggggggggcctgggcggggggggccgggcgggcgggggggggggccctgggcgggGCCCGCCTCAGGGGCCGCCGCTGACAGGCAGCCCGGGCCCACGCCGGGCTGATGGAGGCCCAGGGTGACTGCATCGTGCAGATCACCGTCCTCCAGCTGCGGGgatgcggcgggcgggcgggggggggcggcatcAGACGCCAGGGGCCCAGCGCTCACCACACCTGCTGCCAGccagggactggggggggggggcgccctgtCCTCACCGCCAGCGGGCTCCCGGCCTCTGCTTCCCTCCCTGcccgcttccctccctcccttccttccatctctccttctatccccttccttcctttctccctccctccctccttccttccttccttccttgctagtcctggggcttgaactcggggcgctGAGCCCCTCTTTCTGCTCCGGGCTGGCACTCCAGCCCCCGTGGCCCCGCGCCACCTCCAGCAATACTCGCGTCCGCCCCTGGGCTGACCTCGGCCGCTcgaatagctggaatgacaggccgggggggggggaccagggaCAGCCGGTGCGGGGGGGAGGAtgcccccccaggccccgccaCCCGCACCCCGGGGAGGAGGGGCCTACCCGGGCACGCGGCGGCCAGCGTCTCCCCGAGTGGCTGGAGCTGCGCCTCCTGGTGCTGGCGGCGCGTCCCGCGTGCGGTGGCCGACCCCGGAGACCGGGACGCGCCGGCCCCACAGCCGGCGGATGACGACCTGGCGGCAGCGGTCGTGGGATGAGCGTCTGTCGGATTTGcctgctggctggctctgaaccgc
Proteins encoded in this region:
- the Cib2 gene encoding calcium and integrin-binding family member 2 isoform X2, whose product is MDYRKSPIVHVPMSLIIQMPELRENPFKERIVESFSEEGDGNLTFNDFVDMFSVLCESAPRELKASYAFKIYDFNTDNFICKEDLERTLARLTRSELEEDEVVLVCDKVIEEADLDGDGKLGFADFEDMIAKAPDFLSTFHIRI
- the Cib2 gene encoding calcium and integrin-binding family member 2 isoform X1 — translated: MGNKQTIFTEEQLDNYQDCTFFNKKDILKLHARFYELAPNLVPMDYRKSPIVHVPMSLIIQMPELRENPFKERIVESFSEEGDGNLTFNDFVDMFSVLCESAPRELKASYAFKIYDFNTDNFICKEDLERTLARLTRSELEEDEVVLVCDKVIEEADLDGDGKLGFADFEDMIAKAPDFLSTFHIRI